AATCTCAAAGAGGATCTTATCAACCTCAGCCTCTGCTGCTTCCTCCATTTCCTCCTCGTCATCCATCCCTTCCAGTGTATCCTCCAGCATCTCCTCTATGATTCCAGCCTGTGTAGTATGAGTGAGCCACATTAGAGATGTTACATGTGCTCATCAAGACTTTTCTTTGCAGAAGAAGTGTTTATGTACATACCTTCATCATCTCTTTTGAGAGTTCTGCCATGGTGGCTTGAATCTCTGGGATTTTAACCAGGCTGTGCATGGCCTTCATGACTTCTGTGCTCTTCTGCATGGCACCAGCCACTCTTAATACAGCTGGAATGGGGAAACCAATGAACAAATGTATGAGTAACACTTATTGGTGTGGTCCACCCTAGCTATCGGTATTGGTAATATACACTAGCAGTCGACCTCTAATCTTAAatctgcagtcggtaacttttgacgctctagcggttaataaacagaactgcttgtgtcttgcggaagaacgttgtagccggagctacttctctctgtttatgtctatgaagaatcacaaaggtactggaTTACTCCACCGCGGTACCTACCCTAGTCAGAAtacaaacacttattataggtgtaccctagtgattcaggacaggcaataggaccactgggaggagccagaggagcttgattttttccacagattatctgtctcatattctactgtcaggagaTAATGAGAgttttaacaaatatgtaaaaaaataaatttttacaaaagttacctactgcagCTTTAATACTTTGGCCCAAACAAAAGTCTGGACAAGTTGACAATAGCTGCTAAAAGTCATAGCCAGTGTGCAGATTTTCAGCAGTCAAAGTGTAATAATTTGTCAGCAAGTGTATGATGCCTAGTGTGGTCAGATTTAAACATCATGGTGTACTCCACCCTTTTCCCACACCTTGCACATTATTTCCTGTGGCAGCTATACAAACCCAAAGCACAACTTActtaaaatgttgttattttcatcaaaTTGTTTCCCCTTTTTTATTTAACATACTTTTGACCGCAGCAAATTAAATTCAACAATCAAAAAGGTTCTGGGGTAGTGGATCAGTGGAAGAGTGTTCAAACATTTGCACAtgccacattattattattattttttatgaattcatGCCATTTGTGAACTTACAAAGCACTTGTTGGGTCTGCAAATAAAAGCTATACTCACATAACTGATTCTTcatactgagcagcacagagtTCATTTGGGCTTTAGAGGCATACAGCTTGTTGATGGCTTTCTTTGAGTGAATCATCTCTTTGGCGAGGATGATGCAGACATCTCTCTGTCCCTTCTTTGCAGATTCTTTGATCGATCTCTTCACCTTCTCCTCCTCTCTTTGAAtatctttggggaaaaaaatacaatatatataattacaacttTGGTTAAGTACAATTACCTAAgtgaaaaagtaattaaaatgtaattacattattaaaacagACTGCAAGTTGTCACATTAACAATTACCGGTGTAATATGACCTCACCTCGAATCTGTCTGTCAATAACCCTCATTTCTTTTCTGATTTTGAGAGACCATTCATTGATCTATAGAAAAGAGATTAAACAGTTTGAGATTAAATTTTACATGTAAAGGCAATTTTATGATTTTGGTTCTACAACCCACTTATAAACCACAGAGTTAAACCAAGCTTTTAAAAGTACCTCGTTTGAAATGTCATTACGTAATACAACATGTTACCAACAAGCTATTTATAGGCCTGATATTATTTACAAAGGAAcgtttaattaaaaaacattaactccCGTCGTCCGCGATAACCTATGTTTCACTTACAAGGTCCTTCGGTGGTTTCTCTTGTGTTTTTCCAAAAAGCCCCATTTTAAACTTGTAAATTAGATAACTGAACAGCGACGAGATCAACCAAAACAGTACATTAAAAGTCAACTTCCTGATCCCAGCCTCTCGACGGATGACAACATCGGGAGTTTCCGGTTATGGTTCACTTTTCATAATATAAGTACGGCTTGAACTGTATTTTTCCGttaatgttttgaatgtttttttttatgtcgaAATAGAAAGTGAATGCTCctcaaacataataaaaatataaatttaaatgactgacaaacaaatatttttttatacgtatacaattatataaatacataaaacagatgttattacttatttatttactgatatttttaaataaaataggcttCTAAGACAGTGATATGAACAGTGAACATAAATTAGaaaggtaaatatttttttatgaggcaCAGCTAAACTGCAGAACAAAAAATCCACTCCTGACAAGAATAAGCAAATTTAAGTATTAACTTAATTAATTCGGCCCCGTAATGAAAAACagttcatataaaataataaaataaaaatttatcaaTAAACCCACAAAGcctttctttaatatatatatatatatatatatatatatatatatatatatatatatatatatatatatatatatatatatacatattaaagaaAGGCTTTGTGGGTTTAttgataaatttttattttattattttattttataaatttttatttatattatacattgctaatatatacatacatatatatatatatatatatatatatatatatatatatatatatatatatatatatatatatatatatatatatatatatatatatatatatatatatatatatagtgttccctCAGTTTCAGATAATTTCAATCATAAAGTTTTCTAAaaacgtttgtttgtttgtttgtttgtttcttttaatcACCAAATAATAAAACCGTTTGGCAACGTCTTtttttaacatgaaaataataatctCCCCTCAGTTTGAGTCAGAAATTTTTGATAATATcctttaattattgatttataattgctgtttatttatttatctatacagTGATGGACCCCTGACGTTCTCATTATAGCTCTTTTAACTGCACGGTCATTCCTAGTGACGTAAAAATGCGAGCTTTTATCGCCAGGTTCTAGATTGTTCGCTCTTATCTGGGATGCTGCGCCAATCAAACCGCTGGTTAACGTCCAGTAGCCAATCAGAAGCAGCCGTGGGCGGGGCTTGACAGAATGCCAGTCTCTTGACGAATGCGCAGGTTTACTCATATTACCGGTTGACAATATCAGCGGAGGCTACGAGGATGCTGTAGAAGCGTTCTCTTCTAGGATTAGAAAGGAAGAATTATCTATAAAAAGCCAGACTTACATAACAGCGAGTAATTCTTATAGCACGCACAGGCACATACTGTAGAATAGGGGTGTTGTGTTTTCACCCAGCTGCACTGTTAAAACTGGACCGGAGGTGTTAAGATTAAAGAAATAAGGACTGAACATGTCTGTGGTGGGGATTGATGTGGGTTTCCAGAACTGTTACATCGCTGTAGCCAGGAGCGGCGGCATTGAAACCATTGCAAACGAATACAGTGACAGATGCACTCCGTGAGTATAGCATTGCCATCCCTGTAAAATGATGCTGTGTTTTGTTAC
The sequence above is drawn from the Carassius carassius chromosome 31, fCarCar2.1, whole genome shotgun sequence genome and encodes:
- the LOC132111779 gene encoding charged multivesicular body protein 3-like, whose product is MGLFGKTQEKPPKDLINEWSLKIRKEMRVIDRQIRDIQREEEKVKRSIKESAKKGQRDVCIILAKEMIHSKKAINKLYASKAQMNSVLLSMKNQLSVLRVAGAMQKSTEVMKAMHSLVKIPEIQATMAELSKEMMKAGIIEEMLEDTLEGMDDEEEMEEAAEAEVDKILFEITAGALGKAPSKVTDALPEPVPIGATAASEEEEEEEEEDIEGMQSRLAALRS